A single window of Synechococcus sp. C9 DNA harbors:
- a CDS encoding Re/Si-specific NAD(P)(+) transhydrogenase subunit alpha, producing MRVAVMKEREVGESRVALVPETVGRLVQKGLTVLVEKGAGEGAFFPDHAYEEAGAQVVSDPLALLAEAEVVLKVAPPQETEVHLLHPGAVLISFIDPLGRPLLVKDLAKRGVTTFSMEMIPRTSRAQGMDALSSQASLAGYKAVLIAAANLPKFFPMLTTAAGTIPPAKVFIIGAGVAGLQAIATARRLGAVVEAFDIRPQVKEEVQSLGAKFVEVVLDESAEAAGGYAREVSEASKEKSRQLIHDHVVRADVVITTAQVPGKRAPLLVTEEMVAQMKPGSVIIDLAAPQGGNCAGTEPGHQVVKGGVTLIGPVNLPASMPIHASQMYSKNIFNLLNLLIQDHHLNLDFADDIIQSACVTHGGEIRSQRVKDALAQELVT from the coding sequence ATGCGGGTAGCAGTGATGAAAGAGCGTGAGGTGGGGGAATCCCGGGTGGCTTTGGTTCCCGAAACCGTGGGACGACTGGTGCAAAAGGGGTTGACCGTATTGGTAGAAAAAGGAGCCGGGGAGGGAGCGTTCTTCCCTGACCATGCCTACGAGGAGGCGGGGGCGCAGGTGGTCAGTGACCCCTTGGCGTTGTTGGCGGAGGCGGAGGTGGTGCTCAAGGTGGCTCCCCCCCAGGAAACGGAGGTGCATTTGCTCCATCCGGGGGCGGTTTTGATTAGTTTTATTGACCCGCTTGGTCGTCCCCTCTTGGTCAAGGATTTGGCAAAACGGGGGGTCACGACCTTCAGCATGGAGATGATTCCCCGCACGTCCCGGGCGCAAGGAATGGATGCCCTCTCTTCCCAAGCCTCCCTGGCGGGTTACAAGGCGGTACTGATTGCGGCGGCAAATTTACCCAAATTTTTCCCCATGCTGACCACGGCGGCGGGGACGATTCCCCCAGCTAAGGTGTTTATCATCGGTGCGGGGGTGGCGGGGTTGCAGGCGATTGCCACTGCCCGGCGGTTGGGCGCAGTGGTGGAAGCCTTTGATATTCGCCCCCAGGTGAAGGAGGAGGTGCAAAGTCTGGGAGCCAAGTTCGTGGAGGTGGTGCTGGACGAATCGGCGGAAGCCGCTGGGGGGTACGCCCGGGAGGTCTCGGAAGCGAGCAAGGAAAAATCCCGCCAACTGATTCATGACCATGTGGTGCGGGCGGATGTGGTGATCACGACGGCGCAAGTGCCGGGGAAACGGGCACCCCTGTTGGTCACGGAAGAGATGGTGGCGCAGATGAAACCCGGCAGTGTGATCATTGACCTGGCGGCACCCCAGGGGGGGAATTGTGCTGGTACGGAGCCGGGACATCAGGTCGTCAAAGGGGGGGTAACCCTGATTGGTCCGGTGAATTTACCTGCTTCCATGCCGATTCATGCCAGCCAAATGTACAGCAAAAATATATTCAATCTACTGAATTTGCTCATCCAAGATCATCACCTGAATCTGGATTTTGCCGACGATATTATCCAGAGTGCCTGTGTGACGCACGGGGGGGAAATCCGTTCGCAACGGGTCAAGGATGCCCTGGCTCAAGAGTTAGTGACTTAG
- a CDS encoding DUF2459 domain-containing protein, with product MPVKKEKPMRWGWHIMVGGGMLGFVLTVGLGSLLPRRWGLPEVTNCPIPIYLQGGAIHTDVIVPRRNAYVDWGERLPLAKIGAQATAYLSFGFGEQHFYMGEPGSLLVRWPDGLRALLWANSSILFVNPIEEIPATAQCIGLTASQYRELVQYIESSFRRNPQGELIPLGRGFQPTGQFFQGQPRYSLLFTCNHWTAAGLDRAGVATPLLPLLSQSILWHSRSACPCPKSLTLEPGHP from the coding sequence ATGCCGGTAAAAAAGGAAAAACCGATGCGCTGGGGCTGGCACATAATGGTGGGGGGTGGGATGCTGGGCTTTGTTCTAACGGTGGGGCTGGGTTCCCTGTTACCCCGGCGGTGGGGGTTGCCTGAAGTGACCAATTGCCCGATTCCCATTTATCTCCAGGGGGGAGCGATTCACACGGATGTGATTGTGCCCCGCCGCAATGCCTATGTGGATTGGGGGGAACGTTTGCCTTTAGCAAAAATTGGTGCCCAAGCCACGGCGTATTTAAGTTTTGGGTTTGGGGAACAGCATTTTTACATGGGGGAACCGGGTTCCCTGCTGGTGCGCTGGCCGGATGGACTGCGGGCATTGCTTTGGGCAAATTCCAGCATCCTGTTTGTCAATCCCATCGAAGAGATACCCGCCACTGCCCAGTGCATTGGCTTGACCGCTTCCCAATATAGGGAATTGGTGCAGTACATTGAAAGTTCCTTCCGGCGCAATCCTCAAGGGGAATTGATCCCCCTGGGGCGGGGGTTCCAACCCACTGGGCAATTTTTCCAGGGACAGCCAAGGTACTCCCTGCTGTTTACCTGCAACCATTGGACGGCGGCAGGGCTGGATCGGGCGGGGGTGGCGACCCCACTTTTACCCCTCTTGAGCCAAAGCATCCTCTGGCACAGCCGGAGCGCCTGTCCCTGTCCTAAGTCACTAACTCTTGAGCCAGGGCATCCTTGA
- a CDS encoding ABC transporter substrate-binding protein, with product MVWGKTWKRQWLKWFALSLCLGLLGGNLTACTLRNATAQVPQLVLATPSGPATFNYPLNTSFYSVFGFIYEGLLETNGLTLELEPALAESWQISPDQKQIIFTLRDNLRWSDGKPLTSEDVVFSYQEVYLNPKIPSGIQDILRVGQSRTFPTVKALDSRRVEFRIPEPFAPFLRFVGGIPILPAHILRPGIQTLDAQGNPRFLSMWGIDTPVQEIVGNGAYVMERYTPSQRVVFRRNPYYWKKDEQGKNLPHIERIIWQIIESTDTQLLRFMSQELDAISVTPEAFQLLKKESKKRNFTIFNAGPETLSTFIAFNLNRAQNNQGVPLVDPVKSRWFNNRKFRQAVAYGINRERMRDTIFRGLGVLQNSPLHPDSPYYDPQVKVYNYDPNRAKQLLAEAGFQLNSQGQLVDDQGNPVKFTLLTNIERRIRPAMAAQIKQDLAELGMQVDVQTMSFNPYIERLNKTRDWDCYLGGFGGGGIDPHSGFNIWYSRGSLHTFNQGSLPGQPPLKNWSVHPWELQIDDLLIRGSQTIDEAQRKAIYREFQALTQEELPFIYLVNNLALEAVRNRVKGIAFSALSGPFWNLPELELAD from the coding sequence ATGGTTTGGGGGAAAACCTGGAAACGGCAATGGTTAAAATGGTTCGCCTTGTCTTTGTGCCTGGGATTACTCGGTGGAAACCTCACCGCCTGTACGCTACGAAATGCCACCGCCCAAGTGCCCCAATTGGTATTAGCCACCCCCTCCGGCCCGGCAACTTTTAATTATCCCCTCAACACGTCATTTTATAGCGTTTTTGGCTTTATTTACGAAGGGCTACTGGAAACCAACGGACTCACTTTAGAATTAGAACCTGCCCTAGCCGAATCCTGGCAAATCAGCCCCGATCAAAAGCAAATTATTTTTACATTACGGGACAATTTACGTTGGTCGGACGGGAAACCCTTAACCAGTGAGGATGTGGTTTTTTCCTATCAAGAAGTTTATCTCAATCCCAAAATTCCCTCTGGCATTCAAGATATTTTACGAGTGGGACAAAGCCGTACCTTTCCCACGGTCAAGGCCCTGGATTCCCGGCGGGTGGAATTTCGCATTCCCGAACCCTTTGCCCCTTTTCTGCGATTTGTGGGGGGCATTCCCATCTTACCGGCTCACATTTTACGTCCCGGCATTCAAACCCTGGATGCCCAAGGCAACCCCCGTTTTCTTTCCATGTGGGGGATTGATACCCCGGTGCAGGAAATCGTCGGGAATGGTGCCTATGTAATGGAGCGTTATACCCCGAGCCAACGGGTGGTTTTTCGCCGCAACCCCTACTATTGGAAAAAGGATGAACAGGGCAAAAACTTACCCCACATTGAACGAATTATTTGGCAAATTATTGAATCCACCGATACGCAACTCCTGCGGTTTATGTCTCAAGAATTGGATGCCATCTCGGTCACGCCGGAGGCATTTCAACTTTTGAAAAAAGAGTCTAAAAAACGGAATTTTACCATTTTTAATGCCGGGCCAGAAACCTTGAGTACCTTTATTGCCTTTAATCTCAACCGTGCCCAAAATAATCAGGGAGTGCCTTTGGTTGACCCGGTCAAATCCCGCTGGTTTAATAATCGCAAGTTTCGGCAGGCGGTGGCTTATGGAATCAACCGGGAGCGGATGCGGGATACGATTTTTCGTGGTTTGGGGGTGTTGCAAAATTCTCCCTTGCACCCGGATAGTCCCTACTATGATCCGCAGGTGAAGGTTTATAATTATGACCCCAATCGAGCGAAGCAATTGCTTGCCGAAGCGGGGTTTCAATTGAATTCCCAGGGACAATTGGTGGATGACCAGGGCAACCCAGTAAAATTTACTTTATTGACCAATATTGAACGGCGGATTCGTCCGGCCATGGCGGCGCAAATTAAGCAGGATTTAGCTGAATTGGGGATGCAGGTGGATGTGCAAACCATGAGTTTTAATCCCTATATTGAACGGTTGAATAAAACCCGGGATTGGGATTGTTATCTGGGAGGATTTGGGGGCGGTGGCATTGACCCCCACAGCGGTTTTAATATCTGGTACAGCCGGGGCAGTTTACATACGTTTAATCAAGGTTCCTTGCCCGGACAACCCCCACTCAAAAATTGGTCGGTGCATCCCTGGGAACTGCAAATTGATGACCTGTTGATCCGGGGTTCGCAAACGATAGATGAGGCACAACGCAAGGCAATTTATCGAGAATTTCAAGCCCTAACCCAAGAGGAATTACCGTTTATTTATTTGGTGAATAATTTGGCTTTGGAAGCGGTGCGAAATCGGGTCAAGGGCATTGCATTTTCCGCCTTGAGTGGGCCGTTTTGGAATTTGCCAGAATTGGAATTGGCGGATTAG